Proteins from one Chthoniobacterales bacterium genomic window:
- a CDS encoding alkene reductase: MSILHTPLQLGSLTLPNRIIMAPLTRCRASDGRVPNDLMAEYYRQRATAGLIISEATSVDPMGVGYPDTPGIWSGEQVAGWRKITTAVHEVGGRIFLQLWHVGRVSDPSYLNGELPVAPSAVKPEGHVSQIRPMKEYVTPRALELDEIPGIVAAYRRGAENALRADFDGVEIHGANGYLLDQFLQTGTNLRTDIYGGPVENRARLMLDVTDQVIDVWGADRVGMHLAPKGGTQGIADENPAATFGYVATELGKRKIAFICSREAYDGSELGPELKKKFGGTFIANQVFTKESAEAAIEAGTADAVAWGQLFIANPDLPRRFAENAPLNEPQPQTFYAQGTTGYTDYPALATTRSFCRNQR; encoded by the coding sequence ATGTCCATTCTCCACACGCCACTGCAACTCGGATCGCTTACCCTGCCCAATCGCATCATCATGGCCCCGCTCACGCGCTGCCGGGCCAGCGACGGACGCGTGCCCAACGACCTCATGGCCGAGTATTACCGCCAGCGCGCCACGGCGGGTCTCATCATTTCCGAGGCCACCAGCGTCGATCCGATGGGCGTCGGCTACCCCGATACGCCGGGCATTTGGAGCGGTGAGCAGGTGGCGGGTTGGAGAAAAATCACCACGGCGGTCCACGAAGTAGGCGGGAGGATTTTTCTCCAGCTCTGGCATGTCGGTCGCGTGTCGGACCCCTCGTATTTGAATGGCGAGCTGCCGGTCGCGCCGAGTGCGGTCAAGCCCGAGGGCCATGTGAGCCAGATCCGGCCCATGAAGGAATATGTGACGCCGCGCGCGCTGGAGTTGGACGAAATCCCGGGGATCGTGGCGGCCTATCGGCGCGGGGCGGAGAATGCGCTGCGGGCCGACTTCGACGGAGTGGAAATCCACGGCGCGAACGGGTATTTGCTCGATCAATTTCTGCAAACGGGCACCAATCTCCGCACTGATATCTATGGAGGTCCGGTGGAAAACCGAGCGCGCCTCATGCTGGACGTCACGGATCAGGTCATCGACGTCTGGGGCGCGGATCGCGTCGGGATGCATCTCGCGCCCAAGGGCGGCACGCAGGGGATCGCGGACGAAAATCCAGCGGCGACCTTTGGGTATGTGGCGACGGAATTAGGCAAACGGAAGATCGCGTTCATCTGCTCGCGGGAAGCTTACGATGGAAGCGAACTCGGGCCGGAGCTGAAGAAGAAATTTGGCGGCACCTTCATTGCGAACCAGGTTTTCACCAAGGAATCCGCCGAAGCTGCAATCGAGGCGGGCACAGCCGACGCCGTCGCCTGGGGCCAGCTCTTCATTGCGAACCCCGACCTTCCCCGGCGTTTCGCGGAAAATGCCCCGCTCAACGAGCCACAGCCGCAGACGTTCTACGCGCAGGGCACGACCGGTTACACGGATTACCCCGCTCTCGCAACTACGCGGAGTTTTTGTCGTAATCAGCGGTGA
- a CDS encoding glycosyltransferase family 9 protein, with protein MSGRILIIRGGAIGDFLLTLPAIGLIRQNLPKTRIEVLGYPSITRLALSPKYADAVHSIEYAPLAGFFSRRLQLDPEMVTFFASFQQVISYLYDPDEIFAQNLRTAGVKNLLTGPGKLSDDAHAVQQLARPLEKMAFFLEEPTAEFNPTQTDLAAAAAILPAQPFIALHPGSGGKRKIWPLENWRKLIAFLLEHQQSILLVGGEADDENIAVLRSEFHLPLADHLPLRTLGAVLSQSQLFLGHDSGISHLAAAAGARCLLLFGPTDPEIWAPLNPKVEIITSPDATMEAIAFDAVAEQVKVLLAS; from the coding sequence ATGTCAGGTCGCATTCTCATCATTCGTGGGGGCGCGATTGGTGATTTCCTCCTCACGCTTCCAGCGATTGGGCTGATCCGGCAGAACCTGCCGAAGACCCGGATCGAAGTCCTCGGTTACCCATCGATCACCCGCCTCGCGCTCAGTCCGAAGTATGCGGACGCGGTGCATTCCATCGAATACGCCCCGCTCGCCGGATTCTTCAGCCGCCGTCTACAGCTTGATCCGGAAATGGTGACTTTCTTTGCCAGTTTCCAACAAGTCATCAGCTATCTCTACGACCCGGATGAGATTTTTGCGCAAAACCTGCGCACTGCCGGAGTCAAAAACCTCCTCACCGGTCCCGGCAAACTGAGCGACGACGCCCACGCAGTGCAACAACTTGCGCGTCCGCTGGAAAAAATGGCGTTCTTTCTGGAGGAACCCACGGCCGAGTTCAATCCGACTCAGACCGATTTGGCGGCGGCAGCGGCGATTCTGCCCGCGCAGCCGTTCATCGCGCTGCACCCCGGCAGCGGGGGCAAAAGGAAAATCTGGCCTCTGGAAAACTGGCGGAAACTCATCGCCTTCCTGCTGGAACACCAGCAGTCCATTCTCCTCGTCGGCGGCGAGGCGGATGACGAAAACATCGCCGTTTTACGATCTGAGTTCCATTTGCCTCTGGCCGATCATTTGCCGCTGCGAACGCTCGGGGCGGTGCTCTCGCAGAGTCAGCTTTTTCTCGGACACGACAGCGGGATTTCGCATCTGGCCGCCGCCGCAGGCGCGCGCTGCCTGCTTCTGTTTGGCCCGACCGACCCGGAAATCTGGGCGCCACTGAATCCGAAGGTGGAAATTATCACCTCGCCTGACGCGACGATGGAAGCCATCGCCTTCGATGCGGTCGCCGAGCAGGTCAAAGTCCTCCTCGCGAGCTAA
- a CDS encoding type 1 glutamine amidotransferase domain-containing protein: protein MKLLNKHVAILAADGFEQSELQGPKEALELAGATVSIVSPAGRTIQAMKHADKGDVFDVDLPLDHAKPEDFDALMLPGGLMNPDTLRTNEDALQFVRHFAEAGKPIGAICHAPWILINAGLVAGRRLTSWEAISRDVENAGGLWENSEVVCDNGLVTSRKPADIPAFSDKLIEEIAEGRHSGMAAAATVTADYDKNSA, encoded by the coding sequence ATGAAACTTCTCAACAAACACGTCGCCATTCTCGCCGCCGATGGATTTGAACAATCCGAACTCCAAGGTCCCAAGGAAGCCCTCGAACTGGCAGGAGCCACGGTCAGCATCGTCTCGCCCGCAGGCCGCACCATCCAAGCCATGAAACACGCCGACAAAGGCGATGTCTTCGACGTCGATCTGCCGCTCGACCACGCGAAACCGGAGGACTTCGACGCCCTCATGCTCCCCGGCGGATTGATGAATCCCGACACGCTGCGGACCAACGAGGACGCGCTCCAGTTCGTGCGCCATTTCGCCGAGGCGGGCAAACCCATCGGTGCGATCTGTCACGCGCCGTGGATCCTGATCAATGCCGGACTCGTCGCAGGCCGCCGCCTCACCTCGTGGGAAGCAATTTCCAGAGACGTGGAAAACGCTGGCGGCCTCTGGGAAAACAGCGAAGTCGTCTGCGACAACGGCCTCGTGACCAGCCGCAAACCCGCCGACATTCCTGCCTTCTCCGACAAGTTGATCGAAGAAATCGCCGAGGGCCGTCACTCCGGCATGGCGGCAGCCGCCACTGTCACCGCTGATTACGACAAAAACTCCGCGTAG
- a CDS encoding M23 family metallopeptidase, with protein MPGKKERSWSAIGLVVSAVLLAGACVFLALQPRPPKGNPDPRFWPVDAVTLATLPLATRFDMPLGSEHGALVYNAQPFTENRHLGDDLNGIGGENTDFGDPVYAIANGRVIYTGWPADGWGNLILVMHAYEENGRRRYVQSCYAHLNTMEVHPGELVRRGQKIATVGTAGGHYLAHLHFELREFMTPFIGPGYRADARGWLDPSEFVRQHRGAAESDLRTEPTIGP; from the coding sequence ATGCCTGGTAAAAAAGAACGGAGTTGGAGTGCAATCGGGCTGGTTGTTAGCGCGGTGTTGCTGGCGGGCGCGTGCGTTTTCCTCGCGTTGCAACCGCGACCACCAAAGGGAAATCCCGATCCGCGTTTCTGGCCGGTGGATGCGGTGACTCTGGCCACGCTGCCGCTGGCGACGCGGTTCGACATGCCGCTGGGCAGCGAACACGGCGCGCTGGTTTACAATGCACAGCCGTTCACGGAAAACCGCCATCTGGGCGACGACCTCAATGGTATTGGCGGCGAAAACACCGACTTCGGGGACCCGGTTTACGCAATTGCCAATGGGCGCGTGATCTACACTGGCTGGCCCGCCGATGGCTGGGGAAATCTCATTCTCGTGATGCACGCCTACGAGGAAAATGGCCGGCGGCGCTACGTGCAATCGTGTTACGCCCACCTGAATACGATGGAAGTCCACCCCGGCGAACTCGTCCGGCGCGGCCAGAAAATCGCGACGGTGGGGACAGCGGGCGGGCATTATCTGGCGCATCTGCATTTCGAGTTGCGTGAGTTTATGACTCCCTTCATCGGCCCCGGCTACCGGGCAGACGCACGGGGCTGGCTCGATCCCTCGGAGTTTGTGCGCCAGCATCGCGGTGCGGCGGAATCGGACTTGCGGACGGAGCCGACGATCGGTCCCTGA
- a CDS encoding SDR family oxidoreductase: MDTILITGANRGIGLALTEECLKLGHSVIATARDLSKATELAALQEKFPNRLALHSLEVTSEASVAKLAAEVSKVDVLVNNAAVFPEDGEETVDRWQMTHLTEAFETNVVGVARVTQAMLGPLRKSAAPRVVNISSTAGSISGKHSHFYYAYSTSKAALNMLTRAMAFDLKSHGITVVAVNPGWVQTEMGGADATLTTEESAAALAKLLGKLTLQDAASFLERDGAPCRYAW, from the coding sequence ATGGACACGATTTTGATCACGGGCGCGAATCGCGGCATCGGGCTCGCCCTCACCGAGGAATGCCTGAAACTCGGCCACTCCGTCATTGCCACGGCGCGCGATCTCTCGAAGGCGACGGAACTCGCGGCGTTGCAGGAAAAATTTCCCAATCGACTTGCATTGCACTCGCTGGAGGTGACTTCCGAGGCATCGGTCGCGAAGCTCGCGGCGGAAGTTTCCAAGGTCGATGTGTTGGTGAACAACGCCGCGGTTTTTCCGGAGGACGGCGAGGAAACGGTGGATCGCTGGCAGATGACGCATCTCACGGAGGCGTTTGAGACGAATGTGGTGGGCGTAGCGCGAGTGACCCAGGCTATGCTCGGGCCGTTGCGGAAATCGGCGGCACCGAGGGTGGTGAATATATCGTCCACTGCGGGGTCGATCTCGGGGAAGCACTCCCATTTTTATTACGCCTATTCGACCTCGAAGGCCGCGCTGAACATGCTGACGCGGGCGATGGCATTCGACTTAAAGTCACATGGCATCACGGTCGTCGCGGTGAATCCGGGCTGGGTGCAAACGGAAATGGGCGGGGCGGATGCGACGCTCACGACGGAGGAATCGGCCGCTGCGCTGGCGAAATTGCTGGGGAAATTGACGTTGCAGGACGCCGCCAGTTTCCTCGAACGCGATGGCGCGCCGTGCCGCTATGCCTGGTAA